Proteins encoded together in one Vigna angularis cultivar LongXiaoDou No.4 chromosome 5, ASM1680809v1, whole genome shotgun sequence window:
- the LOC108339670 gene encoding uncharacterized protein LOC108339670 isoform X1 has product MEMFFCSSHFPQPSQNPSNLLLLSGPPSSGKTSLLFQFAFNVALHSHNVIFISNRQRLDSKPPFLSQGIDPSSHVFHRIQMKYVNDDEDIRKYFAAFHLYDKLPAAVLIDDFGDFFDDKICQQRYSNPRGRDMAMVKTLALCHNAITFANQKGSCKVLLSDTHTHQRDSPRFHFIYKKWIQTTFTIQEGDASGSFILKDKSHSPTDHNTAVIKAAKYSIALQYLVFEGIVEDEVQ; this is encoded by the exons ATGGAGATGTTCTTCTGTAGCAGCCATTTTCCTCAACCTTCTCAAAACCCTTCGAATCTGCTCCTTCTTTCTGGTCCTCCTTCTTC TGGGAAAACTTCTCTGCTTTTTCAATTTGCATTCAATGTAGCACTTCACTCCCATAACGTCATCTTCATTTCCAACCGCCAAAGATTGGATTCCAAACCCCCTTTTCTTTCGCAG GGAATTGATCCATCTTCTCATGTCTTCCACCGTATACAAATGAA GTACGTGAATGATGATGAAGACATCAGGAAGTACTTTGCTGCCTTCCACCTGTATGATAAATTGCCTGCAGCAGTTCTTATTGATGATTTTGGTGATTTCTTTGACGACAA GATTTGCCAACAACGATATTCTAATCCCCGCGGACGAGACATGGCCATGGTCAAAACTCTAGCCTTATGCCACAATGCAATTACTTTTGCAAA TCAAAAGGGGTCTTGCAAGGTTCTCTTGTCGGATACTCATACTCACCAGAGAGACTCTCCAAGGTTTCACTTCATCTATAAGAAATGGATACAAACCACTTTTACTATCCAAG AAGGGGATGCATCTGGATCATTTATTCTGAAAGATAAGAGTCATTCACCAACCGATCACAACACAGCTGTGATCAAAGCTGCAAAGTACTCCATAGCTCTTCAATATCTGGTTTTTGAAGGAATTGTTGAAGATGAAGTACAATAG
- the LOC108339670 gene encoding uncharacterized protein LOC108339670 isoform X2 → MEMFFCSSHFPQPSQNPSNLLLLSALHSHNVIFISNRQRLDSKPPFLSQGIDPSSHVFHRIQMKYVNDDEDIRKYFAAFHLYDKLPAAVLIDDFGDFFDDKICQQRYSNPRGRDMAMVKTLALCHNAITFANQKGSCKVLLSDTHTHQRDSPRFHFIYKKWIQTTFTIQEGDASGSFILKDKSHSPTDHNTAVIKAAKYSIALQYLVFEGIVEDEVQ, encoded by the exons ATGGAGATGTTCTTCTGTAGCAGCCATTTTCCTCAACCTTCTCAAAACCCTTCGAATCTGCTCCTTCTTTCTG CACTTCACTCCCATAACGTCATCTTCATTTCCAACCGCCAAAGATTGGATTCCAAACCCCCTTTTCTTTCGCAG GGAATTGATCCATCTTCTCATGTCTTCCACCGTATACAAATGAA GTACGTGAATGATGATGAAGACATCAGGAAGTACTTTGCTGCCTTCCACCTGTATGATAAATTGCCTGCAGCAGTTCTTATTGATGATTTTGGTGATTTCTTTGACGACAA GATTTGCCAACAACGATATTCTAATCCCCGCGGACGAGACATGGCCATGGTCAAAACTCTAGCCTTATGCCACAATGCAATTACTTTTGCAAA TCAAAAGGGGTCTTGCAAGGTTCTCTTGTCGGATACTCATACTCACCAGAGAGACTCTCCAAGGTTTCACTTCATCTATAAGAAATGGATACAAACCACTTTTACTATCCAAG AAGGGGATGCATCTGGATCATTTATTCTGAAAGATAAGAGTCATTCACCAACCGATCACAACACAGCTGTGATCAAAGCTGCAAAGTACTCCATAGCTCTTCAATATCTGGTTTTTGAAGGAATTGTTGAAGATGAAGTACAATAG
- the LOC108340811 gene encoding prohibitin-1, mitochondrial, which yields MNFKNVNVPKVPGGGIAALLKASIIGGIAVYGAANSLYNVDGGHRAIVFNRILGVKDQVYPEGTHVMIPWFERPVIYDVRARPHLVESTSGSRDLQMVKIGLRVLTRPVPDQLPTIYRTLGENYNERVLPSIIHETLKAVVAQYNASQLITQRETVSREIRRILTERASHFNIALDDVSITSLSFGKEFTAAIEAKQVAAQEAERAKFVVEKAEQDKRSAVIRAQGEAKSAQLIGQAIANNPAFITLRKIEAAREIAQTISNSANKVFLNSDDLLLNLQEFNLDASGKKR from the exons ATGAATTTCAAAAACGTGAATGTCCCTAAGGTTCCTGGTGGCGGAATCGCTGCTTTGCTGAAAGCTAGCATCATCGGTGGGATTGCTGTGTATGGAGCTGCAAACAGTTTGTACAATGTTGACGGAGGTCATCGAGCCATTGTGTTCAATCGCATTCTTGGTGTCAAAGACCAG GTCTATCCTGAAGGGACACATGTTATGATTCCTTGGTTTGAGAGGCCTGTGATCTATGACGTTCGTGCACGACCTCATTTAGTAGAGAGTACTTCAGGGAGCCGTGATCTTCAAATG GTGAAAATTGGACTTAGAGTCCTTACACGCCCTGTTCCAGACCAATTACCAACAATTTATCGAACCCTGGGTGAGAATTATAATGAAAGGGTGCTGCCTTCTATTATACATGAAACTCTCAAAGCTGTAGTTGCACAGTACAATGCCAGTCAGCTCATTACTCAGAGAGAG ACCGTCAGTCGAGAAATAAGGAGGATATTGACTGAGAGGGCCTCCCATTTTAACATTGCTTTGGATGATGTGTCAATCACAAGTTTGTCATTTGGGAAGGAATTTACAGCTGCCATTGAAGCCAAGCAGGTTGCTGCTCAAGAAGCTGAGAGAGCtaaatttgttgttgaaaaagctgaacaagacaaaagaagtgCTGTTATTAGAGCTCAG GGTGAAGCCAAGAGTGCCCAGTTGATTGGTCAAGCTATAGCCAACAATCCTGCATTTATCACCTTAAGGAAAATTGAAGCTGCAAGGGAAATTGCTCAAACGATTTCAAATTCTGCCAACAAGGTTTTCTTGAATTCAGATGATCTCTTACTCAATCTCCAGGAGTTCAATTTGGACGCCAGTGGGAAGAAGAGATAG